From a single Rosa rugosa chromosome 7, drRosRugo1.1, whole genome shotgun sequence genomic region:
- the LOC133722276 gene encoding probable CCR4-associated factor 1 homolog 11 has translation MIVQRGIPIFPIGGPASHFHGGVPVVFHRRPMPEIPLHHLYPPQFQSRVPVFRVVGGPICRQGSVRFEVRSVCRYNFKAELAVIQSLIRTGYRFASFDTEFPGTVVKSEIPKHLISQAVPVDVYKMMKTNVDQTHIIQLGLSLSDPCGNLPVYDGAYCCWEFNFSDFDVDCAHHLRNSVSIDVLKRQGIDFSENKYTGICSADFAEEIDRSGLLELLPCLTWATFQSAYDFGYLIKMFTGNKELPEDIKEFMGNVKTYFGPNVYDIKYMMKFCDGLFGGLNSVAETLGVDRVAGSSHQAGSDSLLTLQTFFKMLKMEKNKGKELWEECGGVLFGLGSLDFWHHC, from the coding sequence ATGATAGTTCAGAGAGGAATTCCGATCTTCCCAATTGGTGGGCCTGCTTCTCATTTCCACGGCGGAGTTCCAGTGGTCTTCCACCGCCGACCTATGCCTGAGATTCCTCTACACCACCTTTATCCTCCTCAATTTCAGAGCCGCGTCCCTGTTTTCCGGGTTGTCGGGGGCCCAATTTGTCGTCAAGGATCTGTGCGGTTCGAGGTTCGAAGTGTTTGTCGCTATAATTTCAAAGCCGAACTTGCCGTAATTCAGAGTCTAATCAGGACCGGCTACCGATTTGCTAGTTTCGACACCGAATTCCCCGGAACAGTGGTTAAATCCGAAATTCCGAAACATCTGATATCTCAAGCTGTTCCGGTTGATGTGTATAAGATGATGAAGACCAATGTGGACCAAACCCATATTATCCAATTGGGTCTTTCACTCTCTGACCCATGTGGGAATTTGCCGGTTTATGATGGTGCCTACTGCTGTTGGGAGTTTAATTTCAGTGATTTTGATGTAGACTGTGCTCACCATTTGCGGAATAGTGTCTCGATTGATGTCCTAAAGCGGCAAGGAATAGACTTTTCCGAAAACAAATACACTGGTATTTGTTCTGCAGACTTTGCTGAGGAGATTGACAGGTCTGGGCTACTGGAGTTGCTTCCTTGCTTGACTTGGGCTACTTTCCAGAGTGCATATGATTTTGGGTACTTGATAAAGATGTTCACTGGGAACAAGGAATTGCCAGAGGATATCAAGGAGTTCATGGGCAATGTGAAGACATATTTTGGACCCAATGTGTACGACATCAAGTACATGATGAAGTTCTGTGATGGTCTTTTTGGCGGTTTGAATAGTGTGGCAGAAACCCTTGGCGTTGATCGTGTGGCTGGGAGTAGCCACCAAGCTGGTTCCGATAGTCTTTTGACACTGCAAACCTTTTTCAAGATGCTCAAGATGGAGAAGAACAAAGGGAAAGAGCTCTGGGAAGAATGTGGAGGAGTTTTGTTTGGTTTAGGAAGCTTGGATTTCTGGCATCATTGTTGA
- the LOC133722618 gene encoding chitinase 10, which produces MAAVSLSFAVFLFSLTTIFLFSISSWEAEAHPVSTLIKKKLYNNLFLHKDDKACPANDFYTYRSFIKATKFFPEFGTTGSLATRKLEIAAFLAQISHETTGGWATAPDGPYSWGLCYKEEISPTNNYCDDTNKEWPCYPGKSYKGRGPVQLSWNYNYGQAGKALGFDGLKNPELVANSSIIAFKTALWFWMTEQKPKPSCHDVMVGRYAQTQADVAANRTAGFGMVTNIINGELECGIGSDARVNDRIGYFKRYASLFTVQTGPNLDCENQKSF; this is translated from the exons ATGGCTGCGGTCTCGCTGTCATTTGCAGTCTTCCTCTTCTCCCTCACTACcatctttcttttctccatCTCATCATGGGAAGCTGAGGCTCATCCAGTATCTACTTTGATCAAGAAAAAGCTTTACAACAACTTGTTTCTACACAAGGACGACAAGGCATGCCCTGCAAATGACTTCTATACCTACCGCTCCTTCATCAAGGCAACCAAATTCTTCCCGGAATTCGGCACCACTGGAAGTCTAGCCACCCGAAAGCTCGAGATTGCAGCATTTCTTGCTCAGATCTCTCACGAGACCACGGGAGGGTGGGCTACTGCCCCCGACGGACCATATTCGTGGGGTTTGTGCTATAAAGAGGAAATCAGTCCGACCAACAATTACTGTGATGATACCAACAAAGAGTGGCCATGCTATCCTGGCAAATCTTACAAAGGAAGAGGACCAGTTCAATTATCTTG GAACTATAATTATGGCCAGGCAGGCAAGGCATTAGGGTTTGATGGGCTAAAGAATCCAGAATTAGTAGCAAACAGTTCCATCATCGCATTCAAAACGGCTTTATGGTTCTGGATGACTGAGCAAAAGCCGAAGCCCTCATGCCACGATGTCATGGTAGGTCGATATGCGCAAACGCAAGCTGATGTGGCGGCGAATAGGACTGCCGGGTTCGGGATGGTGACGAACATCATCAACGGTGAACTCGAGTGCGGAATAGGTAGCGATGCACGAGTGAATGATCGAATTGGTTATTTCAAAAGATATGCTAGTCTGTTTACTGTTCAGACCGGGCCAAATTTAGATTGTGAAAATCAAAAATCCTTTTAA